A genomic stretch from Setaria viridis chromosome 1, Setaria_viridis_v4.0, whole genome shotgun sequence includes:
- the LOC117833713 gene encoding transcription factor bHLH96 translates to MSALVDALCAPPGDAALIYDTFNAASFLFDGAAAAALYDGAGIAVVPPLAQQQAAGEVAPLGDEAQAATSSAPTRVRKRRRRARSCKSREETETQRMTHIAVERNRRRQMNEYLAVLRSLMPEPYVQRGDQASIVGGAIEYVKELEQQLQCLEAQKRTLLVHQHKAAMPDATPMHHSGSSTKTESATTPPTPSNCSSSVTEDAADHAPPPPFAQFFTYPQYVWCHSPRGPAAAAEDAGRPGVADIEVTLVETHASLRVMTPRRPGQLLGLVTGLQALRLAVLHLSVTTLDALVLYTISVKIEEGCGLATVDDIAAAVHHVLCIIDAEATEKQQMLAAAGPR, encoded by the exons ATGTCGGCGCTAGTGGACGCGCTGTgcgcgccgcccggcgacgCGGCGCTCATCTACGACACCTTCAACGCCGCCAGCTTCCTCTtcgacggcgccgcggcggcggcgctctacgacggcgccggcattgccgtcgtcccgccgcttgcgcagcagcaggcggccggggaggtggcGCCGCTGGGTGATGAGGCGCaggcggcgacgtcgtcggcgCCGACCAGGGtcaggaagcggcggcggcgggcgcggagcTGCAAGTCCCGGGAGGAGACCGAGACCCAGCGGATGACGCACATCGCCGTGGagcgcaaccgccgccgccagatgAACGAGTACCTCGCCGTGCTCCGCTCCCTCATGCCGGAGCCCTACGTCCAGAGG GGCGACCAAGCTTCCATTGTCGGAGGGGCAATCGAGTACGTGAAGGAGCTCGAGCAGCAGCTGCAGTGCCTCGAGGCGCAGAAGCGAACGCTGCTGGTTCATCAGCACAAGGCCGCCATGCCGGACGCGACGCCGATGCACCACTCCGGTAGCAGCACCAAGACGGAGTCCgcgacgacgccgccgacgccgagcaactgcagcagcagcgtgaccgaggacgcggcggaccacgcgccgccgccgccgttcgcgcAGTTCTTCACGTACCCGCAGTACGTGTGGTGCCACTCGCCGCgcggccccgcggcggcggcggaggacgccgGGCGGCCGGGGGTGGCCGACATCGAGGTGACGCTGGTGGAAACGCACGCCAGCCTCCGCGTGatgacgccgcggcggcccggGCAGCTGCTCGGCCTGGTCACGGGCCTGCAGGCGCTCCGGCTCGCCGTGCTCCACCTCAGCGTCACCACGCTGGACGCCCTGGTCCTCTACACCATCAGCGTCAAG ATCGAGGAAGGCTGCGGCCTGGCGACGGTGgacgacatcgccgccgccgtgcaccaCGTGCTCTGCATCATCGACGCCGAGGCCACCGAGAAGCAGCAgatgctcgccgccgcgggcccGCGATAA
- the LOC117833702 gene encoding E3 ubiquitin-protein ligase Os04g0590900, giving the protein MAAVASSSPPAAIVGPQPTWVPYEPTRDCSQGLCSMYCPQWCYFIFPPPPPAFDLGGGSDDSSGPTFSPLVIAIIGVLASAFLLVSYYTIISKYCGTFTSLWNRLFGSGRGRGHGGDGGGGGSRSQEPWSSVPPDGLDETLINKITVCKYKRGDGFVDSTDCSVCLGEFRDGESLRLLPKCSHAFHLPCIDTWLKSHSNCPLCRCNITFVTVGVVSPEPEPERRGTREEHRRDNTELVLTIDDYSEQARDEPQNQNAASGNGGGGGGGSQEAPKDCPGRSEEASGIVEIREDGAPPVRASSSLSDTHREGRMSIADVLQASLEDELMMARESGLLAGSSGSSRRCHGEHSNKDGGGGRSGRALPDAAKRLPSVGRSCFSSRSGRGKDSVLPM; this is encoded by the coding sequence ATGGCGGCAGTGGCGTCGTCTTCTCCTCCGGCGGCAATTGTTGGGCCGCAGCCGACGTGGGTGCCCTATGAGCCAACCAGGGACTGCTCCCAGGGCCTCTGCAGCATGTACTGCCCGCAGTGGTGCTACTTCATCttcccacccccgccgccggccttcgacctcggcggcggcagcgacgactCCTCCGGCCCCACCTTCTCGCCCCTCGTCATCGCCATCATCGGCGTGCTCGCCAgcgccttcctcctcgtcagCTACTACACCATCATCTCCAAGTACTGCGGCACCTTCACTTCCCTGTGGAACAGGCTGTTCGGCTCCGGCAGGGGCCgtggccacggcggcgacggcggtggcggcggctcgcgGAGCCAGGAGCCGTGGAGCTCCGTGCCGCCGGACGGGCTGGACGAGACGCTGATCAACAAGATCACGGTGTGCAAGTACAAGCGCGGCGACGGGTTCGTGGACAGCACCGACTGCTCCGTCTGCCTCGGCGAGTTCCGCGACGGCGAGAGCCTCCGGCTGCTCCCCAAGTGCAGCCACGCTTTCCACCTGCCGTGCATCGACACGTGGCTCAAGTCGCACTCCAACTGCCCGCTCTGCCGCTGCAACATCACGTTCGTCACCGTCGGGGTGGtgtcgccggagccggagccggagcgcCGCGGCACGCGGGAGGAGCACCGGAGAGACAACACCGAGCTGGTCCTGACCATAGACGACTACTCGGAGCAGGCGCGCGACGAGCCCCAGAATCAGAATGCGGCCAGCggcaacggtggcggcggcggtggaggcagccAGGAGGCGCCGAAAGATTGCCCGGGGAGATCGGAGGAGGCCAGCGGCATTGTCGAGATCAGGGAggacggcgcgccgccggtgAGGGCGTCGTCGTCACTGTCGGACACGCACCGCGAAGGCCGCATGTCCATCGCCGACGTGCTGCAGGCCAGCCTGGAGGACGAGCTGATGATGGCCCGAGAGAGCGGCCTTCTGGCAGGCTCCTCGGGATCGTCAAGACGGTGCCACGGGGAGCACAGCaacaaggacggcggcggcggccgcagcggcCGCGCATTGCCGGATGCAGCGAAGAGATTGCCGTCGGTGGGGAGGTCATGCTTCAGCAGCAGGAGTGGCAGGGGAAAGGATTCAGTTCTTCCAATGTGA